In Methanobacterium paludis, the following proteins share a genomic window:
- a CDS encoding 4Fe-4S dicluster domain-containing protein — protein MKNLIIIFLEGAYSNIKRILFASDRVTDMELRNKILEGKIVPTDKVAEVPCIGCGGCCNACPTDAISMIPIEEPVELMEGLVKRQIPEIDELKCVHCYNCHDFCPLYALFGEAGTIHPNDVGVVESDISKLLEKPVKISDDKIAFIAQFLSDSTIIKKRKD, from the coding sequence ATGAAAAATTTAATCATAATATTCCTGGAGGGAGCATACAGCAATATAAAAAGGATTCTTTTTGCATCGGACCGTGTTACGGATATGGAGTTACGAAATAAAATCCTTGAAGGTAAAATAGTTCCAACGGATAAAGTGGCCGAGGTACCGTGCATAGGATGTGGGGGATGCTGCAATGCATGCCCAACCGATGCAATTTCTATGATACCCATTGAAGAACCAGTTGAACTAATGGAAGGTCTCGTAAAAAGGCAGATACCTGAAATTGACGAATTAAAATGTGTTCACTGTTACAACTGCCACGATTTCTGCCCATTATACGCCCTATTTGGAGAGGCAGGAACCATACACCCAAATGATGTTGGTGTGGTGGAATCAGATATATCAAAGCTCCTTGAAAAGCCGGTTAAAATATCAGACGATAAAATTGCATTTATAGCCCAGTTCCTTTCGGATTCAACTATAATAAAGAAGAGGAAGGATTAA
- a CDS encoding 4Fe-4S binding protein, whose amino-acid sequence MFLSTKKCEGLGECIKECPTGAIRLIEGKAFSCITCGACAEACPNRAIFKNRYGGYVVDRARCNACGVCEMTCPVNSIHIEDGVVKGICARCGICVDACPIKARIDAYDVIEDRQLKFLESLNLTVQPTVKVHKEEEKAQRTNVVTDPEKCTLCGRCQYYCPTDAIMVDVNLEGKCTQCGVCEDVCPAGAITDTTIDPEKCTLCLKCVKECPNKAIYIDDFEVKIRKPEPDEEIEGKIVSCLNCGLCAEACTHGALKMVDGKLRYDPTLCEECSTMDCLDVCPVGTIRLADEPERKIKGFCVSCGRCVKACDVNEARSFQNVAWTGEVSEDCISCGVCAEVCPKDAITLKKGSIEVDTEKCILCEKCAIHCPADAIPKTTMYKKSIKDGFTLVEDKLCMNCKLCTKICPENAIKETEDGKIVVDDSKCTYCGACSNACPARAILFEREFEVSQ is encoded by the coding sequence ATGTTCTTATCAACTAAAAAATGTGAAGGCCTTGGAGAATGCATTAAAGAATGTCCAACAGGCGCAATAAGACTCATAGAAGGCAAAGCATTCAGCTGCATCACATGTGGAGCATGCGCAGAAGCCTGTCCGAACAGAGCCATATTCAAGAACAGATATGGTGGATACGTGGTTGACAGGGCAAGGTGCAATGCATGTGGAGTCTGCGAAATGACCTGTCCCGTAAACAGTATACACATAGAGGACGGAGTTGTAAAGGGAATATGTGCAAGATGCGGAATATGCGTGGACGCCTGTCCAATTAAAGCAAGGATCGATGCTTATGATGTCATAGAGGACAGACAGCTCAAGTTCCTTGAATCCCTAAACTTAACAGTTCAACCAACAGTTAAGGTCCACAAGGAAGAAGAGAAAGCTCAAAGGACAAACGTGGTCACAGACCCTGAAAAATGTACTCTCTGTGGAAGGTGCCAGTACTACTGCCCAACAGATGCCATAATGGTTGATGTTAACCTTGAAGGTAAATGTACACAGTGTGGTGTGTGTGAGGATGTCTGTCCTGCAGGTGCGATAACAGACACGACCATAGACCCTGAAAAATGCACATTATGCCTTAAATGTGTAAAAGAATGCCCTAACAAGGCGATCTACATCGATGACTTTGAAGTTAAAATCAGGAAGCCGGAACCAGATGAAGAGATAGAAGGTAAAATTGTTTCCTGTCTGAACTGTGGCTTATGTGCTGAGGCATGCACTCATGGTGCTTTAAAAATGGTTGATGGAAAACTGCGCTACGACCCAACCCTCTGCGAGGAATGCAGCACAATGGACTGCCTTGATGTATGTCCTGTAGGAACAATCAGACTTGCAGATGAGCCAGAACGTAAAATAAAAGGTTTCTGTGTATCATGTGGCAGATGTGTTAAAGCTTGTGATGTCAATGAGGCCAGAAGCTTCCAGAACGTCGCATGGACTGGTGAAGTATCAGAAGACTGCATATCCTGTGGTGTGTGTGCGGAAGTGTGTCCAAAAGATGCCATAACTCTTAAAAAAGGTTCAATTGAGGTTGATACGGAAAAATGTATACTCTGTGAGAAATGTGCCATTCATTGCCCGGCAGATGCTATTCCAAAAACCACAATGTACAAAAAGTCCATAAAAGACGGTTTCACACTGGTTGAGGACAAGCTGTGCATGAACTGCAAGCTCTGTACTAAAATATGCCCAGAAAATGCCATAAAAGAGACAGAAGATGGTAAAATAGTCGTAGATGATTCTAAATGCACCTACTGCGGTGCATGTTCCAATGCATGTCCTGCAAGGGCTATACTATTTGAAAGGGAGTTTGAGGTATCACAATGA
- a CDS encoding cation:proton antiporter subunit C codes for MIMDTQVASLLTASALIIIGIFGAVFLDNLIKKVIGLAFIGDGANLFLIAMGYKVGGIVYIFLPGMSVNYFAQNASYPLPFALVLTSIVIGASTMAVMLGIIIVLYKRHGSISASKLLGDN; via the coding sequence ATGATCATGGACACACAAGTCGCATCACTTTTAACAGCAAGTGCTTTGATAATTATAGGCATATTTGGAGCTGTATTCCTTGACAATCTCATAAAAAAGGTCATAGGGCTCGCATTCATAGGTGATGGTGCCAACCTTTTCTTAATTGCAATGGGTTACAAAGTCGGTGGAATTGTTTACATATTCCTTCCAGGCATGTCGGTAAACTACTTCGCCCAAAATGCATCTTATCCTTTACCTTTCGCCCTTGTGCTTACCAGTATCGTTATAGGTGCAAGTACAATGGCTGTAATGCTCGGTATCATAATAGTGCTTTACAAAAGACACGGATCAATCAGCGCTTCAAAACTTCTTGGAGATAATTGA
- a CDS encoding DUF4040 domain-containing protein, translating to MIEYILMITTIGGAIIALMQKDLLKAAILTGIPGASLAFLYQYLMAPDVALTQAIVGSAIVPVFIALAVKKTRRVVESKESGESGGK from the coding sequence ATGATAGAATACATACTCATGATAACAACAATTGGTGGAGCAATCATAGCCTTGATGCAGAAAGACCTGTTGAAGGCAGCCATACTGACAGGGATTCCCGGAGCTTCTCTTGCATTCCTTTATCAGTATCTAATGGCTCCTGATGTCGCCCTTACCCAGGCAATTGTGGGTTCGGCCATAGTGCCTGTTTTTATTGCCCTCGCTGTTAAAAAAACGCGCAGAGTTGTGGAATCAAAAGAATCTGGGGAGTCAGGAGGGAAATAA
- a CDS encoding argininosuccinate synthase, with the protein MEKVVLAFSGGLDTSVCAKLLQEKYGMEVITACVDVGQPEDEIKRPEEVANNIGVSKHYTIDAKDEFARDVIFKAVKANAMYEGYPLSTALARPLIAQKIVEIAKKEGAAAIAHGCTGKGNDQFRFESTIRSESSCDVIAPVRDLNLTRTEEMEYAKSNNIPLQSDKLYSIDENVWGRSIEGDILEDPMVEIPEEAFNWTRSSDDAPDEAQVVEMEFENGVPVALDGKKMKPLEIIKECNRIAGMHGIGRVDMLEDRIIGLKSRENYETPGAVFIITAHKALEQMTLTREELKFAEIVSQTYSELVYEGLWHEPLREDLDQLVDNMQKRVTGVVRVRLHKGGMRILGRKSPYSLYSQEAVSFEDKELDQREMTGMVKNYGLQAACFQKMRKND; encoded by the coding sequence ATGGAAAAAGTTGTTCTTGCATTCAGTGGTGGATTGGACACATCTGTATGCGCAAAGTTACTCCAAGAAAAATATGGAATGGAAGTTATTACCGCCTGCGTTGATGTAGGGCAGCCGGAAGATGAAATAAAAAGGCCAGAAGAGGTTGCAAACAATATCGGTGTTTCAAAACATTACACTATAGACGCCAAAGATGAGTTTGCACGTGATGTCATATTCAAAGCAGTGAAAGCAAATGCAATGTATGAGGGCTATCCCCTAAGCACTGCTCTTGCAAGACCACTCATAGCCCAAAAAATCGTGGAAATTGCAAAAAAAGAGGGTGCAGCAGCAATTGCCCATGGATGTACAGGTAAAGGAAACGATCAGTTCAGATTCGAATCAACCATAAGATCAGAATCATCATGCGATGTAATAGCCCCAGTAAGGGATTTAAACCTCACAAGGACTGAGGAGATGGAATATGCAAAGTCCAACAACATACCACTTCAGTCCGACAAGCTTTACAGTATCGACGAGAACGTTTGGGGCAGATCAATAGAGGGGGACATTCTCGAAGATCCTATGGTGGAAATACCAGAAGAAGCCTTCAATTGGACACGTTCAAGTGACGATGCACCCGATGAAGCCCAGGTAGTTGAGATGGAATTTGAAAACGGTGTTCCCGTGGCCCTTGACGGCAAGAAAATGAAACCTCTTGAGATCATCAAGGAATGCAATCGAATAGCAGGCATGCATGGTATTGGAAGGGTTGACATGCTTGAGGACAGAATAATTGGTCTTAAATCCAGGGAAAACTACGAAACCCCAGGGGCAGTTTTCATTATAACAGCCCACAAAGCTCTTGAGCAGATGACACTAACAAGGGAAGAACTTAAATTTGCTGAAATAGTTTCACAAACCTATTCAGAACTTGTTTACGAGGGATTATGGCATGAACCCCTACGAGAAGACCTTGACCAGCTTGTAGATAACATGCAAAAACGTGTGACAGGCGTTGTCAGGGTGAGGCTTCACAAGGGTGGAATGAGAATTTTAGGACGTAAATCTCCTTACAGTCTCTACAGCCAGGAAGCTGTGTCTTTTGAGGACAAAGAACTTGACCAGCGTGAAATGACTGGTATGGTTAAAAACTACGGCCTGCAGGCAGCATGCTTCCAGAAAATGCGTAAAAACGACTGA
- a CDS encoding NADH-quinone oxidoreductase subunit B family protein, producing MSLKSYSRARAVHVMLVYTGGCNGCDIEIVNCILSPKYDAEQYKVFLTWNPREADVLVVTGPVTKLNEQPLREIYKAIPEPKAVVAAGACALMGGVYKNIHGDIPSEEIMGPVDNIIPVDAKVPGCAVRPEDILSGVVAALPKLLDAK from the coding sequence ATGAGCTTAAAATCATATTCTAGGGCAAGAGCCGTGCATGTAATGCTTGTGTACACAGGAGGATGTAACGGCTGCGATATAGAGATCGTGAACTGCATACTTTCACCAAAATACGATGCAGAGCAGTATAAAGTCTTCTTAACTTGGAATCCAAGGGAAGCTGACGTGCTGGTGGTTACAGGCCCGGTAACAAAACTTAATGAGCAACCTCTAAGGGAAATATACAAAGCCATTCCCGAACCTAAAGCTGTTGTGGCTGCAGGTGCATGTGCACTTATGGGTGGAGTATACAAAAATATCCACGGAGATATACCCTCAGAAGAGATCATGGGTCCTGTTGATAATATAATACCCGTTGATGCAAAGGTACCAGGATGTGCGGTGAGACCTGAGGATATATTATCTGGAGTAG
- a CDS encoding metal-dependent hydrolase produces the protein MPSYKKHVLFSMIMAFPFFPDVFYLSLAVLGASIIDMDHDVNRKNLTIMVLIGLVITLTLYILKLPFLIGIILVALALIFYISKHRGFMHSFMGITIITCFLSIFVLGSHIILQDFKIGLKISLIVISLILGFIILNKKLVPLYTSLVIVGIILTPSLVLNPYYVVGALFLGCLSHIMLDIFTPSGVELLNPFSSKKYRKSWGMFLFGMWVVSMLVAVFVYKVGIGSFFL, from the coding sequence ATGCCTTCTTACAAAAAACACGTTTTATTTTCAATGATAATGGCGTTTCCATTTTTTCCAGATGTTTTCTACCTTTCCCTTGCAGTTTTAGGTGCCTCTATTATAGACATGGACCATGACGTGAACAGGAAAAATCTGACCATAATGGTATTAATTGGACTTGTAATAACATTAACACTTTATATATTGAAATTACCCTTTTTAATAGGCATAATATTAGTTGCATTGGCATTGATATTTTATATATCCAAACATAGGGGATTTATGCACTCATTTATGGGAATAACTATTATAACATGTTTTCTTTCGATCTTCGTACTCGGATCCCATATCATTCTTCAAGATTTTAAAATTGGTTTAAAGATTTCTTTAATAGTAATATCCCTTATTTTGGGGTTTATCATTTTAAACAAAAAACTAGTGCCTTTATACACTTCCCTCGTTATTGTGGGAATAATTTTAACTCCTTCACTGGTTTTAAATCCTTATTATGTTGTTGGAGCATTATTTTTAGGTTGTTTAAGTCATATAATGTTGGATATTTTCACTCCAAGCGGCGTGGAACTTTTAAACCCATTCTCCTCAAAGAAGTACAGGAAAAGTTGGGGTATGTTTTTGTTCGGGATGTGGGTTGTTTCGATGTTGGTGGCGGTTTTTGTTTATAAAGTAGGGATTGGGTCGTTTTTTCTTTAA
- the ehbF gene encoding energy conserving hydrogenase EhbF — protein MNLLIPLMVIIPITCALFLNLLHERDRTVKVIAIVVALALPVIPIVTGYGIQYFGGYAPLAQNNTIAAGLPAFITGSALNLFHPAITYVFGSAQKLMVFIMGIVALFAIFTSLYEVKRPSGVYAYLLFMLAASITALILTDDIFNLYVFFEIAALTQVGIVLVSRVKGNYETALKYMILGGIASPLLLVGIALLLGVTGNVNITDIVYAIKTGIVNPQSPVLLMACALIVFGWLYGAGLPPFHSIKSAVYSKALPNGAAMLQAFSVFMFVALGVIIIRIFGYLPFTKVFIIGISLLAMVLGITMALTQTDFKRIIGYLAVGELGYIGIGLGLGTAAGITAGLFQAVNEVVITAFLFIGFGTILYKTRQSDIRKLGGMMVESPKSAFLVLLAGFAMAGVPPLNAFQSKLMLCQAAVQAGLPELGVIMILLSIVTFMTFMKAFYAIYLRAKPKNLEIMEERIPKITIIAMVAFLVICITFGLFPQLATGYLQPLAASIV, from the coding sequence ATGAACCTTCTTATTCCATTAATGGTCATAATTCCAATCACATGTGCACTCTTTTTGAACCTGCTTCATGAAAGGGACCGCACTGTAAAGGTAATTGCAATAGTTGTAGCACTAGCATTACCAGTAATCCCCATTGTAACGGGTTACGGTATTCAATACTTCGGAGGATATGCTCCACTTGCACAAAACAATACCATAGCTGCGGGTTTGCCTGCATTCATAACCGGATCAGCCCTGAACCTTTTCCACCCAGCTATAACCTACGTATTCGGAAGTGCACAGAAACTCATGGTGTTCATAATGGGAATAGTTGCATTATTTGCAATATTCACATCCCTCTACGAGGTTAAAAGGCCTTCAGGAGTTTATGCATATCTATTATTCATGCTGGCAGCTTCAATAACGGCTTTAATACTTACAGACGACATATTCAACCTTTACGTCTTCTTTGAGATAGCTGCACTCACTCAAGTTGGTATAGTGTTGGTTTCAAGGGTCAAGGGCAACTACGAAACAGCCCTCAAGTACATGATACTGGGAGGTATAGCTTCACCACTCCTGCTAGTTGGAATAGCTCTCTTACTTGGGGTTACAGGTAACGTTAACATAACTGACATAGTTTACGCCATAAAAACAGGAATTGTCAACCCACAGAGTCCTGTTCTTCTCATGGCGTGTGCACTTATAGTCTTCGGATGGCTTTATGGTGCAGGACTTCCACCGTTCCATTCGATAAAATCAGCTGTTTACAGCAAAGCACTGCCAAACGGTGCTGCAATGCTTCAGGCATTCTCAGTGTTCATGTTCGTTGCACTGGGTGTCATAATAATCAGGATATTTGGGTACCTACCCTTTACAAAGGTCTTTATAATAGGTATATCACTGCTTGCAATGGTTCTGGGAATTACAATGGCATTGACACAGACAGATTTCAAGAGGATCATCGGATACCTTGCAGTGGGCGAGCTTGGATACATAGGAATAGGTTTGGGCCTTGGAACAGCCGCAGGAATTACAGCGGGACTCTTCCAGGCCGTGAATGAAGTTGTTATCACAGCATTCCTTTTCATAGGATTTGGAACCATCCTTTACAAAACCAGGCAGAGCGACATTCGCAAACTTGGTGGTATGATGGTAGAATCACCAAAATCAGCATTTCTTGTGCTGCTTGCAGGATTTGCAATGGCAGGCGTTCCTCCATTAAATGCTTTCCAGAGTAAACTTATGCTATGTCAAGCAGCGGTACAGGCTGGTTTGCCTGAACTCGGTGTTATAATGATACTGTTGAGTATCGTGACATTCATGACATTTATGAAAGCATTTTATGCAATTTATCTCAGGGCTAAACCAAAAAATCTTGAGATAATGGAAGAAAGAATACCAAAAATAACTATAATAGCAATGGTTGCGTTTCTGGTGATCTGTATAACATTCGGTCTTTTCCCACAATTAGCAACAGGTTATCTGCAGCCTCTGGCAGCTAGTATTGTCTAA
- a CDS encoding monovalent cation/H(+) antiporter subunit G, producing the protein MEDILIIIKSILLLIAAAFILLTAYGIIRFKDDIPNVLYARIHILGIADVACIIALLVLNEPLLAVAYFILAPFASHAIANGHYYGEEEK; encoded by the coding sequence ATGGAAGACATATTGATCATAATAAAATCAATTTTACTCCTTATAGCAGCAGCATTCATACTGCTTACCGCTTATGGAATCATAAGATTCAAGGATGACATACCTAACGTGTTATACGCCAGAATACACATTCTGGGGATAGCTGATGTGGCATGTATCATTGCATTACTGGTGCTCAACGAGCCTCTGCTTGCTGTAGCCTATTTCATCCTTGCACCTTTCGCATCGCATGCAATAGCCAACGGCCACTACTATGGAGAGGAAGAAAAATGA
- a CDS encoding MnhB domain-containing protein, whose translation MSTILKIFVFPASIIMMCYGALTILGGHITPGGGFQGGAMIAAGLIFCLVVYGLDESPFKLSHNFMAGLESAGALGYVFLGLAGLFASGFFLYNLGTDIYHIVPPAISTLFNYPDALHAGIIPYLNFVVGLKVMVGLSAVVIAFLGAKGTSEDYIDTKEI comes from the coding sequence ATGAGTACAATACTTAAAATATTCGTATTTCCAGCTTCAATCATAATGATGTGTTACGGAGCACTGACAATCCTTGGAGGACACATAACACCCGGTGGAGGTTTTCAGGGTGGGGCAATGATAGCCGCAGGATTAATTTTCTGTCTTGTTGTATACGGATTAGATGAAAGCCCATTCAAACTTTCACACAACTTCATGGCAGGTCTTGAAAGTGCAGGGGCATTGGGATATGTGTTTCTCGGACTTGCTGGACTTTTTGCATCGGGTTTCTTCCTCTACAACCTAGGAACTGACATCTACCACATAGTGCCACCAGCAATAAGTACACTTTTCAATTACCCTGACGCACTTCATGCGGGTATAATACCATACCTCAACTTCGTTGTTGGCCTTAAGGTGATGGTGGGTTTATCAGCGGTAGTAATAGCATTTCTCGGAGCCAAAGGAACCAGCGAAGATTACATAGACACTAAGGAGATCTAA
- a CDS encoding monovalent cation/H+ antiporter subunit E, with protein MFIVRIFYGIVYFVVLVIEILKSSFDVAFRVVDGKIDPVVIEIDTELERPISQVILANSITLTPGTLSVDLDSENKILKVAIITPREKEAIIPFEPYIKGMLE; from the coding sequence ATGTTTATAGTCCGGATATTCTATGGAATCGTTTATTTTGTCGTACTCGTCATTGAGATCCTGAAATCTTCTTTCGATGTAGCTTTCAGAGTCGTAGATGGGAAAATAGACCCTGTTGTAATAGAGATCGATACAGAACTTGAGCGCCCTATTTCCCAGGTTATACTTGCAAACAGTATCACGTTAACTCCTGGAACGCTTTCAGTTGACTTAGACTCTGAAAACAAGATATTAAAAGTGGCAATTATAACGCCACGTGAGAAAGAGGCCATAATTCCGTTTGAACCATATATAAAAGGGATGTTAGAATGA
- a CDS encoding succinylglutamate desuccinylase/aspartoacylase family protein, translating into MAFKGKIMLLSHESGGRIDENETIMDHIHEGPVSSRLIRAAKYGTPVLKISDGISESPKVMLTAGIHGNEFPPQIAALRLVDEIGDLHVNGTVYIIPFAVPHATMKNSRKFKGIDMNRTASKGGSISNNILKATKTFKVDSVADFHATKPRSNPGVESVFCSKEPCSESLTIAKYITDAMSSKLLSFDHAATLYSGALEDECNMQGIPSVTCEVVSENCEVKKGSPEKSYLQMLSYLRYFDIISSE; encoded by the coding sequence ATGGCTTTTAAAGGCAAAATAATGTTACTGTCCCATGAATCTGGGGGTCGTATAGATGAGAATGAAACGATCATGGATCACATCCATGAAGGTCCTGTATCATCTAGATTGATCCGTGCAGCAAAATATGGAACGCCTGTACTTAAAATAAGTGATGGAATAAGTGAATCACCTAAAGTCATGTTAACAGCCGGGATTCATGGCAATGAATTTCCTCCCCAGATAGCAGCCTTGAGGCTTGTAGATGAGATCGGGGACCTGCATGTGAATGGAACGGTTTATATAATTCCATTTGCAGTGCCCCATGCCACAATGAAAAATTCCAGGAAATTTAAAGGTATTGATATGAACAGAACAGCTTCAAAGGGAGGTTCAATTTCAAATAATATACTGAAAGCCACCAAAACCTTTAAAGTAGATTCTGTGGCAGATTTTCATGCAACCAAACCAAGGAGCAACCCTGGCGTTGAAAGTGTTTTCTGTTCCAAAGAGCCGTGTTCTGAAAGTTTAACGATAGCTAAATACATAACTGATGCTATGTCATCCAAGTTACTCAGTTTCGACCATGCGGCGACTCTTTACAGCGGCGCACTTGAAGATGAATGCAACATGCAGGGCATACCTTCTGTAACATGTGAAGTGGTTTCTGAAAACTGTGAAGTGAAGAAGGGAAGTCCTGAAAAGTCATATCTTCAGATGCTGTCGTATCTCAGGTACTTTGATATTATCTCAAGTGAGTAA
- a CDS encoding monovalent cation/H+ antiporter complex subunit F, whose protein sequence is MNILLLSEYILMAALAIFAVATIRITTRKTIAMGLVGVGGLSISVATLLILVNNIYGLQFCRDIATALVFLGPVGTIAFAKVLRGD, encoded by the coding sequence ATGAATATTTTACTGTTATCGGAATACATTTTAATGGCGGCTCTTGCAATTTTTGCAGTTGCAACCATAAGAATCACAACCAGAAAAACCATAGCAATGGGTCTTGTGGGAGTAGGGGGTCTTAGCATATCTGTAGCAACCCTCTTAATCCTGGTAAACAATATCTATGGACTGCAGTTTTGCAGGGATATTGCCACTGCACTGGTTTTTTTAGGCCCAGTTGGAACCATAGCATTTGCAAAAGTGTTGAGGGGAGACTGA